A window of the Lactuca sativa cultivar Salinas chromosome 5, Lsat_Salinas_v11, whole genome shotgun sequence genome harbors these coding sequences:
- the LOC111909256 gene encoding probable cyclic nucleotide-gated ion channel 5 — translation MFKCSSKSHFMRLDDLDSRSSSSPASSVAINKHGFKGLKSIGQSLKLGVTRAIFAEDLKVSEKKIFDPQDKFLLTWNKFFVVSCILAVSLDPLFFYLPVFDQSKTCLGIDQNLAIIATTIRTFVDSFYLIHMALQFRTAFIAPSSRVFGRGELVIDPTQIAKRYLKWYFIIDFLAILPLPQIIIWKYLHGSKGADVLSTKQSLFFIVLLQYIPRFARIVPLTSELKRTAGVIAETTWAGAAYYLLLYMLASHIVGAFWYILSVERNDTCWQMACERNGHDVNLLYCGNSHVPGYNNWSSVSNSVLTEACTPDGDDPPFDFGIFEQALSSGIVSSNKFVSKYLYCLWWGLQNLSTLGQGLQTSTYPGESIFSITLAIAGLILFALLIGNMQTYLQSLTIRLEEMRVKRRDSEQWMHHRLLPQDLRERVRRYDQYKWLETRGVDEENLVLSLPKDLRRDIKRHLCLSLVKRVPLFEDMDERLLDAICERLKPCLCTDNTYIVREGDPVDEMLFIIRGRLESVTTDGGRTGFFNRSLLKEGDFCGEELLTWALDPKSGSNLPSSTRTVMALREVEAFALKADELKFVAGQFRRLHSRQVQHTFRFYSQQWRTWAACFIQAAWRRYCRRKMLRRKEEEEVELGGGGDGGSRSLGVTFLVSKFATNAVRGVHRNRNRDGDRERNLNMGRELVNLPKPPEPDFSADAD, via the exons ATGTTCAAATGTAGTTCAAAGTCTCATTTCATGag GTTGGATGATCTAGATTCAAGATCATCATCATCACCCGCTTCCTCAGTTGCCATAAACAAACATGGATTCAAAGGACTTAAATCAATAGGCCAATCACTTAAACTCGGTGTAACTCGTGCTATATTTGCAGAAGATCTTAAAGTCTCAGAGAAAAAAATCTTTGACCCTCAAGATAAATTCCTTCTAACATGGAACAAATTCTTTGTTGTTTCTTGTATTTTAGCCGTATCATTGGACCCACTTTTTTTCTATCTTCCAGTTTTTGATCAATCTAAAACTTGCCTTGGTATAGACCAAAATTTAGCTATTATAGCTACAACGATTCGAACCTTTGTTGATTCTTTTTATCTTATTCACATGGCTCTTCAATTTAGAACTGCTTTCATTGCTCCTTCATCTCGAGTTTTTGGAAGGGGTGAACTTGTGATAGATCCTACACAAATAGCTAAAAGATACTTGAAGTGgtattttattattgattttcttGCTATCTTGCCCCTACCACAG ATTATTATTTGGAAATATCTACATGGGTCTAAAGGTGCAGATGTACTCTCTACAAAACAATCACTATTTTTTATTGTGTTACTTCAATATATCCCAAGATTTGCACGAATTGTGCCTTTGACTTCTGAATTAAAAAGGACTGCTGGTGTCATTGCTGAAACTACATGGGCTGGTGCTGCTTATTATTTGTTGCTGTACATGCTCGCTAGTCAT atAGTTGGGGCCTTTTGGTACATATTGTCAGTAGAGCGAAATGATACATGTTGGCAAATGGCTTGTGAAAGAAATGGTCATGATGTAAATTTGTTGTATTGTGGAAATAGCCACGTGCCAGGGTACAACAACTGGAGCAGTGTAAGTAACTCAGTATTAACCGAAGCTTGCACGCCAGATGGCGATGATCCGCCGTTTGATTTCGGGATTTTCGAGCAGGCTTTGTCTTCGGGCATCGTTTCGTCAAATAAGTTTGTATCAAAGTACTTGTACTGCTTGTGGTGGGGCCTACAGAATTTGAG TACTCTCGGCCAAGGGCTTCAAACGAGCACGTATCCCGGAGAGTCTATATTTTCGATTACACTAGCGATTGCAGGGCTCATTCTCTTTGCCCTCTTGATAGGCAACATGCAG ACATACCTTCAATCTCTTACTATTCGTCTTGAAGAAATGAGAGTTAAGAGACGTGACTCAGAGCAGTGGATGCATCACCGGTTACTTCCGCAAGATCTTCGTGAGCGTGTAAGACGTTACGATCAGTACAAGTGGTTAGAAACTCGTGGAGTGGATGAAGAAAATTTGGTTCTGAGTTTACCCAAAGATTTGAGACGCGACATAAAGCGTCATCTTTGTCTCTCTTTGGTCAAAAGG GTTCCTTTGTTTGAGGACATGGACGAGAGATTGTTGGATGCGATTTGTGAACGATTAAAACCCTGTTTATGCACCGATAACACTTACATTGTAAGAGAAGGTGACCCTGTTGATGAAATGCTGTTCATAATCCGAGGTCGCCTCGAGAGTGTAACAACTGATGGAGGGAGAACAGGGTTTTTCAACCGGAGTTTATTGAAAGAAGGAGACTTTTGTGGGGAGGAGCTTTTGACATGGGCACTCGATCCGAAATCTGGTTCAAACCTTCCTTCTTCAACTAGAACTGTAATGGCCTTGAGGGAGGTGGAGGCGTTTGCGTTAAAGGCTGATGAGTTGAAATTTGTTGCTGGCCAGTTTAGGCGGCTGCACAGTAGACAGGTGCAGCATACTTTCAGATTTTATTCGCAGCAGTGGCGGACTTGGGCGGCGTGTTTTATTCAGGCGGCTTGGCGGCGGTATTGCAGGCGGAAGATGCTCCGGCGGAAGGAGGAGGAAGAGGTGGAattgggtggtggtggtgatggaggTTCTCGCAGCCTTGGTGTTACGTTCTTGGTGTCGAAGTTTGCAACGAATGCTGTTCGTGGGGTTCACCGGAATCGGAATCGGGATGGGGACAGGGAGCGGAATCTGAATATGGGGAGGGAATTGGTGAATTTACCGAAACCCCCTGAACCTGATTTTAGTGCTGATGCTGATTAG